The Dioscorea cayenensis subsp. rotundata cultivar TDr96_F1 chromosome 19, TDr96_F1_v2_PseudoChromosome.rev07_lg8_w22 25.fasta, whole genome shotgun sequence genome includes a window with the following:
- the LOC120250314 gene encoding BTB/POZ domain-containing protein At1g63850-like, protein MAAPAQLKTHSQQFQPQTHRSKRRKRRDTTSVAAAPPHVVSTDGAWCCSASKSHSSSPRRAAPPPPPPPPPPLLPPPPPPPPPPPPPPPPRFWASPAMDTSPVPYTGYAPYPSSYSKFNTALNAGLLNPMSPPPLLDKTRSSPTLFDMMANEQDYHPRPQASAQPPPPAAAQDRQLVLQERVALLLGSRSPGNQFNDPETSDVRLTLSSKDGLSISMNVHRHILVTHSRFFAGKLSDRWSKQQRSLPHLVEISDCDDVEVYVETLRLMYSKDIRRRLMKEDVSKILGILKVSSAIGFDAGVLSCLEYLEAAPWAEDEEEKVASLLAQLHLESSGAGEVLKRVSLELAPSSMEDGSSNGGGGEEILVRLLQVVLEGKDEKARREMKGLVSKMLRENNNGGGGGGGGGVGHCSGDLSKGSLYSACDGCLRLLRHHFFQAAAGEFNEVAQIARQADNLHWILDILIDRQIAEEFLTTWAGELELSEVHGRVPALHRYEISRVTARLFVGIGKGQVLVSKEVRCMLLRTWLEPFYEDFAWMRRACKGLDRHLVEDGLGNTILTLPLAMQQEILLAWFDRFLNSGDDCPNIQRGFEVWWRRAFWRRNGEVDRSALLRIAAVSDTS, encoded by the exons ATGGCAGCCCCAGCTCAGCTCAAAACTCATTCCCAACAATTTCAACCCCAGACTCACAGATCCAAACGCCGCAAGCGCCGAGACACCACCAGCGTCGCTGCCGCACCGCCGCACGTTGTGTCCACTGACGGTGCTTGGTGTTGCTCTGCTTCAAAATCCCATTCCTCCTCTCCTCGCCGGGCTGcaccgccaccaccaccacctcctcctccgccACTGCTTccgccacctcctcctccacctccgCCTCCGCCTCCGCCTCCGCCACCGCGGTTTTGGGCTTCTCCAGCCATGGACACATCGCCGGTGCCGTACACCGGTTACGCTCCATACCCATCAAGCTACAGCAAGTTCAACACGGCTCTCAACGCTGGGCTTCTCAACCCCATGTCTCCCCCGCCGCTGCTCGACAAGACTCGATCCAGCCCTACTCTCTTCGACATGATGGCTAACGAGCAGGACTACCACCCGAGACCACAAGCTTCTGCTCAGCCGCCGCCTCCGGCGGCGGCGCAAGACCGGCAGCTAGTCCTCCAGGAACGGGTAGCGCTTCTTCTCGGCAGTCGTAGCCCTGGGAACCAGTTCAATGACCCAGAAACCAGCGACGTGAGACTCACTCTCAGCTCCAAAGACGGGCTCAGCATCTCCATGAACGTCCATCGCCACATCCTCGTCACTCACAGCCGGTTCTTCGCCGGAAAACTCTCTGACCGGTGGTCAAAACAGCAGAGGTCTCTTCCTCACCTTGTTGAGATCTCTGATTGCGACGATGTGGAGGTCTACGTTGAGACTCTTCGTCTCATGTACTCCAAGGACATTCGCCGGCGTCTCATGAAGGAGGATGTGTCTAAGATCCTTGGCATTCTCAag GTTTCGTCGGCGATTGGGTTTGATGCTGGGGTTTTGTCTTGCTTGGAGTACTTGGAGGCGGCGCCATGGGCAGAAGACGAAGAGGAGAAGGTGGCGTCTTTACTTGCTCAGCTGCATCTTGAGAGTTCAGGAGCAGGGGAAGTGCTGAAAAGAGTGTCTTTGGAGCTTGCCCCTTCTTCAATGGAGGATGGAAGTAGCAATGGAGGTGGAGGGGAAGAGATCCTTGTGAGACTCCTACAGGTGGTGCTTGAAGGGAAGGATGAGAAGGCAAGGAGAGAAATGAAAGGCCTAGTTTCCAAAATGCTTAGAGAGAACAacaatggtggtggtggtggtggtggtggtggtgttggaCATTGCTCTGGAGATCTCAGTAAAGGGTCTTTGTACTCAGCTTGTGATGGTTGTCTCAGGCTTCTTCGACACCATTTCTTCCAAGCAGCGGCCGGAGAATTCAATGAAGTAGCTCAGATTGCTCGGCAAGCAGATAACCTACATTGGATTCTAGACATTCTGATAGATAGGCAAATTGCAGAGGAGTTTTTGACGACATGGGCAGGAGAGTTGGAGCTCTCAGAGGTGCATGGGAGAGTACCGGCTTTGCATCGGTATGAAATAAGTAGAGTGACGGCGCGATTGTTTGTCGGAATTGGTAAAGGGCAAGTGCTTGTCTCAAAGGAAGTTAGATGTATGCTGCTTAGAACATGGCTGGAGCCATTCTATGAGGACTTTGCTTGGATGAGAAGAGCATGCAAGGGATTGGATCGACATCTAGTTGAGGATGGTCTTGGAAATACGATACTGACATTGCCACTGGCAATGCAACAGGAGATacttcttgcttggtttgatAGGTTCTTGAACTCTGGCGATGATTGCCCGAATATACAGAGAGGCTTCGAGGTGTGGTGGAGGAGGGCATTTTGGCGGCGAAATGGGGAAGTTGATCGGTCCGCATTGCTCAGGATTGCTGCTGTTTCAGACACTTCTTGA